In the Acidobacteriota bacterium genome, CCGGGAAAGGCGCGGTTTATACCTTCACACGCAGCGGCGCCGCCTGGACGCAGGAGCCGAAGCTGACCGACGCCGTCACAACGGCGGGCAATTTCGGCTGGGCCGTCGCGCAGAATGGCAGCACGCTGGTCGTCACCGCGCAAGGTGATGAAAGCGCGCGCGGTTCTGCGTTTGTTTATGTACGAACAGGTGCGACATGGACGTTTCAACAAAAACTCATTGCCAACGACCGTACGGCCTTCGATTATTTTGGCTATGCGGTTGCCATCAGCGGCGACACAGTGGTCGTGGGAGCTTACCAGGACGACATTGGCGCAAATCAGGATCAGGGTTCGGCGTACGTATTCACGCGCACCGGCGCAACCTGGGCACAGCAACAGAAACTATTCATCGCAAATGGCTTGGCGAGAGACGGATTTGGCTCCGCGGTTGCGCTGGATGTTGACACTCTGGTTGTCGGAGCGCCTACCTCTATTGATCAGTTTTTTGTTCATCGCCCAGGTGCAGCCTATGTATTCGCACGCAACGGGGCGACTTGGACGCAGGTACAAACACTCACGCCTGCCGATAGTAAGCCCGATGATTCCTTTGGCGCTGCGCTCGCGTTGAGCGGCAGCACGCTGGTGGTGGGAGGATGGAGTGCCGTCAACAGCACTCCTCGTTCCCAGGGCCGGGCATACGTTTTCACCAGAGTAGGAAATTGGGTACAGCAACAGCAACTCAATCCCAATGGTCGCACCTCCGATGACGATTTTGGCTGGTCAGTCGCGCTGAGCGAGGGCACCGTAGTTGTCGGGGCGCGTCGTGACTTTCCGGGCAATCTTGTTTTTCAAGGTTGCGCGTACACCTTCGTCAGCCCATCCTGTCCGACGATCACTCTTGCCCCAGATACGCTTCCTGGTGGCGAACCCGGCATTATTTATAGCCAGCAACTCAGCGCCAGCAACGGCATTGGCGGAGGAACATACCAATACGCGGTGTCGCATGGCATGTTGCCGCCCGGGTTGACGCTGGACGCATCAGGCCTGTTGCAAGGGGTGCCCACCACGCCTGGAATGTATCGCTTCACAATTGCCGCCTGGTCTATCCCCAGTCTTTGTTCCGGCAACCGTGAATACTCCATTGCGATTCTGTCCTGCCCGACGATTACGGTTGGCCCGGCAGCATTGCCTGTTGGCGTGCTGGGCAAAGCGTATAACCAAACGGTGACGGCTGTTGCCAATGGAGGCGGCACGTTTGTGTTCACGTATGCATTGACATCGGGCGCGTTGCCGCCTGGGGTGAGCCTGAGCGCAAATGGAATGCTGACCGGAACACCGACGCAGCCGGGCATTTATCAATTCACCATTACAGCCAGTGCGGGCGGTTGTTCAGGAATGCAAATGTATTCGATGGAGATTTTGCAGGCTTGTCCAACATTCACAGTTACACCGCCATTGATGCCCAATGGCAACGTCGGTACCCCTTATCATCAGGCGATCACAGTAACAGGAGGCGCTGCGCCATATAGTTTCGGCATTACTTTTGGCAGCACCTTGCCACCGGGACTGACATTTATTGGCGGAGTTCTCAGCGGAACACCGACTCAAGCGGGAACCTATGGATTTACAACGCGAATCCGGGATGCGAATGGATGCGAGCTCTTGCAGGGATTTGATGTGACAATCAATCCTCCCTGCCAATCCATCACCATCAATCCGGCGACATTGCCGAATGGCACGTTGGGCATGCTTTACAACCAAACGCTGACGGCTTCGGTGTCCTCGTTTTCTGTGAACTTCACGGTGTCGGGGGGCGCATTGCCTCCGGGAATAAACCTCAGCGCAGCAGGCATTCTGAGCGGAACGCCAACTCAAACAGGCAATTTTGATTTTACAGTGACCGTGACCGCGAATGGCTGCACGGGAACTCGCAGTTATACGTTGCTGGTGAACCAAACCGGCGGAACCAGTCCGAATAACTTGCAATTCTATCCGCTGGCGCATCCGGTGCGGTTGCTGGATACCCGCGCTGGCCAGGCCGGTTGCGATGCTCCCGGAGCGAAGATTACCGGTGGGACTTCGCGCACGCAGACCGCAGCGGGCAGAACTTGTGATGGTTTGACGATTCCGGCCAATGCCGCTGCGCTGGTCGGCAATGCGACTTCGGTGCAATCCGGCGGAGGTTATTTCACGCTATATCCCAGCGACATCGCCAAGCCGAATTCCGCAAACTCCAACTATTCGGCGAACCAGATTTTGAACAGTCTGTTCACGGTTCGATTGGGAGCCAACGACGGAGCCTTCAAAATCTTTGTTTCGACCGACACCGACATCGTCGTGGACATCACCGGCTATTACGCTGCGCCGTCGGCGACAGGCTTGTACTTCCATCCGCTGCCCAAGCCTGTGCGATTGTTGGATACGCGCGAGGGACAAACTGCCTGCTTCGCGCCGGGCCTGCCGCTGCAAGGCGATTCGACGATGACGCAACTGGGCGCCACAACGTGTGACAACGTGTTAATTCCTGCGGGAGCGCTGGCGCTGACGGGGAATGCGACCACGGTCAGTCCACAAGCCAACGGTTTTTTGACGCTCTATCCATCCAATGCGACGCGCCCATTGATCGCCAGCGCGAATTACCAGCCGGGCGTGAATCTGAACTCGCCGTTTATGGTGGGCCTCGCACCAAGTGGCCAGTTCAACATTTACGTCGCGTCAACGACTGATTTGGTGGTGGATGTGACGGGCTATTACAGCACGCAACTCAACGACGGCAATGGCCAAGGCTTGCTGTTTAACGCGCTCGCCGCACCGACGCGCTTGCTCGATACGCGCACAGGACAAACGGCTTGCTTCACGCCAAACGCTCCGATGACCGGAGGCGCGAGCTACCTGCAACCGGCGACCGGCGCTTGCTCGAACGTTCCGGCGACAGCTAAAGCTGTGGTTGGCAATGCGACCGCCGTCAACGAAGTCGCAAATGGCTACCTGACCTTCTGGCCGAGCGATGCGAATCAACCCTTCATCGCCACGTCGAACTATCGAACGGGGATTGTATTTAACCGGCATTTCACAGTGGGACTTGGAGCCGATGGCGCTTTCAAACGCTACGCGGCAGCGACGACGGATTTGGTGATTGACCTGGTCGGGTACTTTGCGCCGTGAAGTCGGCGCTGCGCAGTGACGAAACGGTACGAATCAATCAGTTCGCCGAGGACACGCGAACACAAGAGAAGAAGGAGGAAATTTTGAACTTACAGGGAAAACATCGGGTCGTCGTGTGCGCGCTGATGCTCGTAATAGGAATCGGCGGCGCGTGGGTGGGATCAACTTCAATCGCCGCCCGTCTGGAAGGGGAGTCGAATGTGCTGAAAGGCGAAGCAGCGATTGATCAATTGAAGCGAGAGGGCCAAGACCAGTCGCTGCAAGCAGCCATGCAACAGGCGCGGCTGGCGGTCAGCCATGCAACGCAAACTCCGTTAGGACGCGCCGCCTGGCACGCGCCGAACCGTTCAGCGGGATATGACGCCTATGTGACCGAAAGCGGTGTCAGCATTGCCCTCAACAACCAAACATACGTCAGCCTGCATTTGCAGAAGCTGGGATACGGCGCGGCATTGCGAACTGTTGCGCCGGGCAAAGTCAGCGGCGACAAACAATCCATCAACATCGAGCGCAATGACGGCGTGCGGGAATGGTTTTTCAACAGCGCGGATGGATTGGAACATGGCTTCACGCTTGATCATCGGCCGGACGGACAGGCAGGGGAGCCGTTACGGTTGACGCTACAAGTCAGCGCCGGTTGGCAGACCGTCGCAAGCGAAGACGGAAAGCTTGTGACGTTGCGCAATTCCAAGGGACAGGCGATCGAATACGGCAAACTGGCAGTGCGCGACAATGCGGGGATCGAGATTCCGGCTCGGCTGACGGTTGCCGATGAACAAGTCGTGATTGAAGTGCAAGACCGCGATGCGGCTTATCCGTTGACGATTGACCCACTCTTTACACTGCAACAACGGCTGTTGGCGGCGGATGGTCAGGCGTTTGAGTACTTCGGGTATTCGGTCGCGCTGAGCGGGAATACGGCAATTGTCGGTGCGCCGTATGATGAAAATTCGCGCGGCTCAGCCTACATTTTCGTGCGCAACGGCACTGTGTGGACGCAACAGACGCGCCTGCTTGCCAGCGACGGCGCGCTCAACGATTACTTTGGCTGGTCGGTCGCGCTCGATGGCGACACCGCGCTCGTCGGCACGCTTTACGGTCCGGGCAGCGTCAACGCTGATCAAGGTGCAGCGTATGTTTTTGTGCGCAACGGCACGACCTGGACGCAACAGCAAAAACTCTCGGCCAGCGATGGCCAGTTGGGGGCGCATTTCGGCACGGCGGTGGCGCTTGATGGCAATACGGCGCTTGTCGGCGCGCCTGACTATCAAAGCCAGCCGCTGTTGCTGACCACTGGCGCAGCCTATGTTTTCGTGCGCAATGGCACGGCTTGGACTCAGCAAAAACAACTGCTGGCTTATGGCAGCGACGGTGGTGACCAATTTGGCGCGTCGGTCGCGGTTGATGGTGACACCGCGCTCATTGGGGCTCCGGGCAAGGACTTGTCCAGTGTCGGCATTCCTCACCCCGATCAAGGATCGGCTTATATCTTCAGACGCAACGGCGCGGATTGGGTACAGGGAAATCCACTCAATTCCATCCTCAATGGAGGTCAGGCGGGCGATGCCTTTGGGAATTCCGTGGCGCTCAGCGGTGACACGGCGTTGATCGGTTCTTATCTGTCAGGCAGCACCGATTTTGGAGCCGTATATGTTTGGGAGCGAAGCCTGGCGGGAGCATGGAATTACGCAACAATCCTGTTCCAAGGCGCCAATACCGTCAAACATTTTGGTGTCTCGTTGGCGCTCGATGGTGATACGGCGGTCGTTGGCGCTTCGCTCAGGCTGTTTGAGTCCGCCGTAGACAGCCGTACGGCCTGGGTATACGCCAAGATCAACAATGAATGGCGACAGATCAGACAGTTTGGTCAGGATGTTGGCACTGTTTCAACCAGGATTGAGGATCGTTTTGGGGCTGCGGTGGCGATTGATGACAACACAGTGCTGATCGGAGCCTATCAAAGCGACGCCACCGCGATTGATCAAGGCGCAGCGTATGTTTACGCATTACACGACAGCCAACATATCCAAAGTTCCAAGCTAACCGCCAACGATGGAGTCGCCAGCGACCATTTTGGGAAAGCAATGAGCCTCAGTGGCGACACATTGGCGATCAGCGCGGATGAAGACGACATCGGCACGAACGCGAATCAAGGTTCGGTGTATGTTTTCACGAGGAACGGAGCAAATTGGACATTCCAGCAAAAGCTGACCGCCAACGATGGAGCGGCGCAGGATCGTTTTGGGAATGCGGTGGCAATTGACGGTGAAACATTGGTGGTGGGTGCGGCGCTGGACGACATCAACACAAATCCTGATCAGGGTTCGGTCTATGTTTTCGTACGCAATGGAGCGAACTGGGGGCTTCAGCAAAAACTGACGGCTATCGCCATTGACGCTCTGCCTGACGATCACTTTGGCGCTTCTGTGACAGTCAGCGGCGACACCATCGCTTTGGGCGCGCCGGGTGTGAACCAGGGACGAGGCGCGGCCTATGTTTTCACGCGCACAGGCACAACCTGGTCGGAGCAAGCGAAACTCTTCCTCAGCGGAAACATCCCGCCAATCTCTCTTGGTTCAGCGGTGGCGATAAATGGCGATGCCTTGGCGATCGGTGCGCCGATGGATGACAGCGAACAAGGAGCAGTGTACCCGTATCGGCGCTCCGGTACATCCTGGTTGCCGATTCCCAAACTAATCCCTTTCAACCCTGCGCCGGGCGCGCGATTCGGATCAGCATTGGCAATGACGCCGGAGTACAATCAGTTATTTGTCGGCGCTCCCAGCGAAACCGTCGGCAGTAACACCCATCAGGGAGCCGTTTACGGTTATAGCTACAGCGGCGCAAATTGGTTCCCAGCCGGTTACTTCACTGCGATTGACGGCGCGGCGGAAGATAATTTCGGCAGTGCCGTTGCCGCTGGCAACAATATCGCCATCGTTGGCGCGCCAGGCGATAACATCGGCGCAAACAACGATCAAGGTTCGGCCTATGTTTACAACTACCGTGGCGGTTACTGGAATTGGCAAAAGAAACTTATCGCCAACGACGGAGCGACATCGGATGCGTTCGGCAGTTCGGTTGCTGTGGGTGAAGATGCAGTGATTGCCGGAGCGCCAAACGATGCTGTCGGCACAAATGCGGGACAAGGCTCTGCGTACGTGTTCATTAGCCCGGTCTGTCCCGCGCTGACGATTACGCCGACCAGTTTGCCCAACAGTTCGATTGGGGCGATGTATAACCAGGCCCTGGCTACCACTGGTGCTGGCATTGGGGATTATCAGTACACGTTGTCAGATGGTGTGTTGCCTCCTGGCGTATTTCTGGAATCCTTCGGAATTCTGCATGGCGCTCCAACAACGGCGGGGACATATCGGTTTACGATTAAATCCACCTTCAACTCTAACCTTTGTGCGGGCAGCCGTAGTTTCACCGTTACAATTCTGCCGCCTTGTCTGGGGCTGACCATCAATCCGGGAACTTTGCCGGACGGCACGGTGGGAGCCGCGTATAACCAGACGATCACGGCGATGGGGGAAGCGCCGCCCTACACATTTGCGATCAGCACGGGAACATTGCCTGCCGGTTTGTCGTTGGCGACCAACGGCGCGCTGACAGGTGTGCCGACGGCTGTCGGCGCTTACAACTTTTCGGTGCAAGCCAGCGACGCCAACGGTTGCATCGGTGCACAGCCTTACACAGTTACAATCCATGAAAGTGCAAGTGGCAGTGGTTTGCAATTTTATCCGCTGGCGCATCCGGTGCGGTTGCTGGATACCCGCGCTGGCCAGGCCGGTTGCGATGCTCCCGGAGCGAAGATTACTGGCGGGACTTCGCGCACACAGACGGCAGCGGGTAGAACTTGTGATGGTTTGACGATTCCGGCGAATGCCGCGGCGCTGGTCGGCAATGCGACTTCGGTGCAATCGGGCGGAGGCTACTTCACGCTGTATCCCAGCGACATCGCCAAGCCGAATTCGGCGAACTCGAATTACTCCGCAAACCAGATTTTGAATAGCTTATTCACGGTTCGATTGGGAGCCAACGACGGAGCCTTCAAAATCTTTGTTTCGACCGACACCGACATCGTCGTGGACGTCACTGGGTATTACGCGCCGCCTTCCGCAAGTGGCTTGTACTTCCATCCGCTGCCGAAACCCGTGCGGATGCTCGACACGCGCCAGGGAGCAAGCGCTTGCTTCGCGCCGGGCTTGCCGCTGCAGGGCGATTCGACCAGAACGCAGATCGGCACGACGACCTGTGACAACGTGTTGATTCCGGCTGGCGCATTGGCGCTGACCGGCAACGCCACGACCGTCAGTCCGCAGGCCAACGGCTTTTTGACGCTCTACCCCGCGGACGCCGCGCGCCCGTTGATCGCCAGCGCGAATTACCAGCCGGGCGTGAATCTGAACTCGCCATTTATGGTGGGACTCGCGCCAAGCGGTCAGTTCAACATCTACGTCGCTTCGACCACGGATTTGGTGGTGGATGTGACGGGGTATTACAGCACGCAGCTTAACGACTCGAACGGACAAGGCTTGTTGTTCAACGCATTGGCAGCACCCACGCGATTGCTGGATACGCGCGCGGGGCAAACGGCTTGTTACACACCTAATGTTTCAATGACCGGAGGCGCGAGCTACCTGCAACCGGCGACCGGCGCTTGCTCGAACGTTCCGGCGACTGCCAAAGCCGTGGTCGGCAACGCAACGACGCTGAATTCAGCAGCCAACGGCTACCTGACATTCTGGCCAAGCGATGCGGCCCAGCCCCTCATCGCCACGTCGAACTACCGAACCGGCATTGACTTCAACCGCCACTTCACTGTCGGACTTGGAGCGGATGGCGCCTTCAAACGCTACGCGGCGAGCACGACCGATCTGGTCGTTGATCTGGTCGGTTATTTCGCGCCCTAAGCCTCTGCAACTCATTGGGGTTTTTACGCCGGGATGTTTTGCCAAAGCGTCCCGGCATTTTTGGTTTCGAGCTGGTGGCGGGCGTTGGTTACACGATGCGATTTTGTAAGGCTTTGGCAACGGCTTCGGATTTGGAATGGACTTGGAGCTTGTCGTAGATGCTGCGCAAGTGAAAGGAAACCGTATGGACGCTGACGCCCAGCTCCGCCGCCGCCGTTTTGTAATTGTGACCGGCAACAAACAGTTTCAGCAGTCTTGTTTCGTGAGGTGTGAGTTCATAATCCGCGCGTTCGGGCGGGCGAATTTCACGGAACAGGGCGATCACACGGCGCGCGACTTCGGGCGACATCGGAGCGCCGCCTTGATGGGTTTCGCGCAAGCTGTCGAGTAGTTTCAGGGGAGGCGTTTTTTTCAGCAGATAGCCCGATGCGCCCGCACACATCGCGTCGAAGATGCGTTCATCGTCGTCGTAAACCGTCAGCATCAGGATCAGCAGGTCGGGATACCGCTCCTTCAGAATTTTGATCCCTTCGATGCCGCTCATGCCGGGCAAACCGATGTCGTTGAGCACCACATCAGGCAATTCAAAACTGATCTTTTGCAGGGCTTCTTCCATCGTGCGGTATGCGCCCGTGCAACGAAACCCATCGGTGCCGCCAATCAACATCGCCAACCCTTCGCGGATTTCGCGTCGGTCTTCGACGATGGCCACTTTGATGATTGGTTGTGAGTCGTTCATAAGTTTGCTTCCTTACCGGCAATTGCAGGGGCAACATAAACGCCTGTCGCGATCCTGTCACTACGAATTTGTGTAGTGATCTGTCTCGCTTTGATCGAGCGGCGCGCGCAATCGGACGATGGTTCCGTGTCCGAGCCGAGATTGGAATTCCAGCAACCCACCAATCCCTTTGGCGCGGTCGCGCATGCTGACCAGACCGTGTCCGTCGCTTTGGCGCGACGGATCGAATCCTCGCCCGTTGTCCTGCAAGGTCAACACAAGCGTTTGTTCGTCAAAACGCAATTCGATTTCGGCTTCGGTGCAGCCGGAGTGTTTGACCATGTTGTTGACGCTTTCCTTGAAGATCAGAAAGATTTCGCGCCGCAGATTGGCGCCGAGCTGAACATCTTCCGCTTCGGGCAATTGAAGCCGGAATTTGATATTTCGCGCCGTGAAACTGTCGGCGGCAAACCGGCGCATGCGTTGCGTCAAATCGCTCAGATGGTCTTTTTGCGGATTGACCGCCCAAACGATGTCGCTCATCGAATCCACCAACTCGCGCGAGGCGCTGGCGATCATTTGCAGCGGTTCGTTGATTTGCCGCTGCCCGTCGCTGAGCAGCGCGCCGGTCGCCGGTTTCAGGCGTTGGCGAAGCACCTCGCTGAGGATGGAAATCTGTGTCAGGCTGGAACCGATGTCGTCGTGCAAATCGGTGGCAATGCGACGGCGAACGCGTTCCAGTTCGCGCAATCGTTCATCGCGGGCTTGTTGCAATGCTTCGGCGGCGCGTTTGCGCTCCGTCACATCGCGCACGATGCCGGTGAAATACCGCTGGCCTTGCTGTTCAAATTCGCCGAAGGAAAGTTCCAGCGGAATTTCGTGTCCGTTTTTGTGCAATCCAGGCAGTTCAATCGAGCGCCAGGACAAATGCCGCTCTCCTGTTTTTTGATACCGCGCAAATCCCGATTGATGCAATTCGCGCAGGTATTCTGGCATCAACATCGTCAGGTCGCGGCCCAACATCTCGTTCAGACGGTGGCCGAAAATCTGTTCGGTTACGCGATTGGCAAAAATGATCGTGCCGGTTTCATCAATCGTGATGATGGCGTCCGAAGCCGTTTGGGCCAGCGTGCGGAATCGCATTTCGCTTTCGCGCAAGGCATGCAGCCGAGCCAGCCGCGTGCGCATAAACGCGTAAGCGACAATTCCCAGCAATCCGCCGCACAGGGCGAGAAACCACCAACGCCGCCAGACCGGCGGCAAAATTCTGAAAGACACCGTTGCCGGTTGCGGGCTATGCAAACCGGACGCGTTGATGGCGCGCACCGCAAATCGGTATTTACCCGGCGCAAGATTGGAAAAATTGATCGTGCGTTCTTCGCTGGGCGCGCTCCATTCGCGATCCGCGCCTTCCAATCGGTAATCGAAGCGCAACGCTTCGCCGGACGCAAAGCTCAGCCCGGTATATTCGATGCTCAATTGATTTTGCCCCGATTCCAGCGTCGGCAACGTGATTGTGGGAGCGCCCAGCGCCGAAACTAGATGTTCGATTCCATTGATGCGCAAGCCTGTAATCAACGCGGGCGGCGGAGCGGTTTGCCGGTCAGATTGCGGCGTGAAGCGCATCAGCCCATCGGTTGTGCCGAACCAAAGCCCGCCTTGCCGGTCGCGATACGCCGCCGTCAGTGAGGCATTCACCAAACCGTCGCCTGTGGTGTAGCGTTTGATTTCGCCCGTCGCCGGATCGAAGCGTTGAATGCCTTGATTCGCGCCGACGTAAATTCGCCCCTCCGCATCGCCCGTCAGAAACGTCAACATTTCACCGGCCAGGCCCTGTTGCTGCGCGTAAACGGTTATGCGCGGTGAATCGGCTTGCGGGTCATCAATCCGGCACAACCCTCCCAAGGCAACCGTGAACCACAATCGTCCCGCCGGATCGGAATACAGCGATTCAGTCGTTCCGCGCGGCACGCCATCCGCTGTTCCGAAGTATCGAAACCGCCCGTCGCGATACCGCGCCAGCCCGCCTTCGCGAAACGCCAGCCACAGATTTCCAGTCCGGTCTTCGGTCATTGCCCACACGGCGTTGAATCCGGGCAATCCGTCGCGCGCGCCATATTGCCGAAATGCGCCGCTAGCGCGTTCCCATCGCGTGAGCGTCTGTTCGGAAGGCGCAAACGACGCAATCCACAAATCGCCGCGCGCGTCTTCGTATAAGCGCGTGATGTTTTCATCGGCCAATCCATTTTGTTTGGTGTAAACGGCGCGCGGCGGCGTGTGAGC is a window encoding:
- a CDS encoding putative Ig domain-containing protein, coding for MNLQGKHRVVVCALMLVIGIGGAWVGSTSIAARLEGESNVLKGEAAIDQLKREGQDQSLQAAMQQARLAVSHATQTPLGRAAWHAPNRSAGYDAYVTESGVSIALNNQTYVSLHLQKLGYGAALRTVAPGKVSGDKQSINIERNDGVREWFFNSADGLEHGFTLDHRPDGQAGEPLRLTLQVSAGWQTVASEDGKLVTLRNSKGQAIEYGKLAVRDNAGIEIPARLTVADEQVVIEVQDRDAAYPLTIDPLFTLQQRLLAADGQAFEYFGYSVALSGNTAIVGAPYDENSRGSAYIFVRNGTVWTQQTRLLASDGALNDYFGWSVALDGDTALVGTLYGPGSVNADQGAAYVFVRNGTTWTQQQKLSASDGQLGAHFGTAVALDGNTALVGAPDYQSQPLLLTTGAAYVFVRNGTAWTQQKQLLAYGSDGGDQFGASVAVDGDTALIGAPGKDLSSVGIPHPDQGSAYIFRRNGADWVQGNPLNSILNGGQAGDAFGNSVALSGDTALIGSYLSGSTDFGAVYVWERSLAGAWNYATILFQGANTVKHFGVSLALDGDTAVVGASLRLFESAVDSRTAWVYAKINNEWRQIRQFGQDVGTVSTRIEDRFGAAVAIDDNTVLIGAYQSDATAIDQGAAYVYALHDSQHIQSSKLTANDGVASDHFGKAMSLSGDTLAISADEDDIGTNANQGSVYVFTRNGANWTFQQKLTANDGAAQDRFGNAVAIDGETLVVGAALDDINTNPDQGSVYVFVRNGANWGLQQKLTAIAIDALPDDHFGASVTVSGDTIALGAPGVNQGRGAAYVFTRTGTTWSEQAKLFLSGNIPPISLGSAVAINGDALAIGAPMDDSEQGAVYPYRRSGTSWLPIPKLIPFNPAPGARFGSALAMTPEYNQLFVGAPSETVGSNTHQGAVYGYSYSGANWFPAGYFTAIDGAAEDNFGSAVAAGNNIAIVGAPGDNIGANNDQGSAYVYNYRGGYWNWQKKLIANDGATSDAFGSSVAVGEDAVIAGAPNDAVGTNAGQGSAYVFISPVCPALTITPTSLPNSSIGAMYNQALATTGAGIGDYQYTLSDGVLPPGVFLESFGILHGAPTTAGTYRFTIKSTFNSNLCAGSRSFTVTILPPCLGLTINPGTLPDGTVGAAYNQTITAMGEAPPYTFAISTGTLPAGLSLATNGALTGVPTAVGAYNFSVQASDANGCIGAQPYTVTIHESASGSGLQFYPLAHPVRLLDTRAGQAGCDAPGAKITGGTSRTQTAAGRTCDGLTIPANAAALVGNATSVQSGGGYFTLYPSDIAKPNSANSNYSANQILNSLFTVRLGANDGAFKIFVSTDTDIVVDVTGYYAPPSASGLYFHPLPKPVRMLDTRQGASACFAPGLPLQGDSTRTQIGTTTCDNVLIPAGALALTGNATTVSPQANGFLTLYPADAARPLIASANYQPGVNLNSPFMVGLAPSGQFNIYVASTTDLVVDVTGYYSTQLNDSNGQGLLFNALAAPTRLLDTRAGQTACYTPNVSMTGGASYLQPATGACSNVPATAKAVVGNATTLNSAANGYLTFWPSDAAQPLIATSNYRTGIDFNRHFTVGLGADGAFKRYAASTTDLVVDLVGYFAP
- a CDS encoding response regulator transcription factor, encoding MIKVAIVEDRREIREGLAMLIGGTDGFRCTGAYRTMEEALQKISFELPDVVLNDIGLPGMSGIEGIKILKERYPDLLILMLTVYDDDERIFDAMCAGASGYLLKKTPPLKLLDSLRETHQGGAPMSPEVARRVIALFREIRPPERADYELTPHETRLLKLFVAGHNYKTAAAELGVSVHTVSFHLRSIYDKLQVHSKSEAVAKALQNRIV
- a CDS encoding putative Ig domain-containing protein, whose amino-acid sequence is MSLQRILLVARCAALVALCVVGAKLMPTRSIARESQPGTLHGTAALEQLKQTGQYESLQAAMSAARLEVRRAARTPLGRAAWHAPNEAAGYSAYVTETGVSLAVKEANDDQALLNLSLHSIGRGNEMHTVGPGVVSGDKQTITIEREDVREWFINSAEGLEQGFTLSQRPAGGQAAAALRLALRVGTGWRAVADDDGQRISLRGAGDEIIEYGKLIVRDSAGSNIPARLAVADAQIVIEAEDGEATYPLTIDPLFTQQQRLLADDGQAYDLFGYTVALDGNTALVGAPYDEVTHTDQGSVYVFVRTDTGWTLQQKLFAQDGEPGDKFGSAVAISGNTALIGAPEDDEGTNLEFGSAYVFVRSGTVWTQQQKLSPNGGLAGALFGSAVALDGNTALVGAYLQTITPSFFTSGAAYVFVRNGTTWTQQQRLLSNDFQDGDFFGFGVALDGDTALVGAPNHSVSIGGQGAAYIFTRSGTVWTQQPRLTAAQPTAGDQFGFAVALSGDKAVIGAHWRELVGSTPTDSGMVISFKHSATGWAQTSQFTCPNPKASAHFGTSLALEGDTLVVGASLGLNESGADQRSAYVFVDAGEWVFVRQFGPETGTAHNSPDDRFGFAVALDGGTVLVGAYRSDAATTDQGAAYIFELHDGQHIAQPKLTAFDAASNDNFGWSVAVSGNTVAIGSPNDDVGANGDQGSVYVFTRDDTGWAFQQKLTASDGASGDHLGWSMALEGDRLVAGAYGASGKGAVYTFTRSGAAWTQEPKLTDAVTTAGNFGWAVAQNGSTLVVTAQGDESARGSAFVYVRTGATWTFQQKLIANDRTAFDYFGYAVAISGDTVVVGAYQDDIGANQDQGSAYVFTRTGATWAQQQKLFIANGLARDGFGSAVALDVDTLVVGAPTSIDQFFVHRPGAAYVFARNGATWTQVQTLTPADSKPDDSFGAALALSGSTLVVGGWSAVNSTPRSQGRAYVFTRVGNWVQQQQLNPNGRTSDDDFGWSVALSEGTVVVGARRDFPGNLVFQGCAYTFVSPSCPTITLAPDTLPGGEPGIIYSQQLSASNGIGGGTYQYAVSHGMLPPGLTLDASGLLQGVPTTPGMYRFTIAAWSIPSLCSGNREYSIAILSCPTITVGPAALPVGVLGKAYNQTVTAVANGGGTFVFTYALTSGALPPGVSLSANGMLTGTPTQPGIYQFTITASAGGCSGMQMYSMEILQACPTFTVTPPLMPNGNVGTPYHQAITVTGGAAPYSFGITFGSTLPPGLTFIGGVLSGTPTQAGTYGFTTRIRDANGCELLQGFDVTINPPCQSITINPATLPNGTLGMLYNQTLTASVSSFSVNFTVSGGALPPGINLSAAGILSGTPTQTGNFDFTVTVTANGCTGTRSYTLLVNQTGGTSPNNLQFYPLAHPVRLLDTRAGQAGCDAPGAKITGGTSRTQTAAGRTCDGLTIPANAAALVGNATSVQSGGGYFTLYPSDIAKPNSANSNYSANQILNSLFTVRLGANDGAFKIFVSTDTDIVVDITGYYAAPSATGLYFHPLPKPVRLLDTREGQTACFAPGLPLQGDSTMTQLGATTCDNVLIPAGALALTGNATTVSPQANGFLTLYPSNATRPLIASANYQPGVNLNSPFMVGLAPSGQFNIYVASTTDLVVDVTGYYSTQLNDGNGQGLLFNALAAPTRLLDTRTGQTACFTPNAPMTGGASYLQPATGACSNVPATAKAVVGNATAVNEVANGYLTFWPSDANQPFIATSNYRTGIVFNRHFTVGLGADGAFKRYAAATTDLVIDLVGYFAP